In Plasmodium gaboni strain SY75 chromosome Unknown, whole genome shotgun sequence, the DNA window ttactacAAAAATGTCATATGGCTGTGGAACAGTAGGCTTACCCTTCATTGGAAGAGCccttcttttttttatgtcCGTTGAAGCAACTTATTGTAcatatgaattatttttaaaaccAGGAGgaacatatatttattatcgCATAAATGATATGGtaagttttttttttcttctttttctcACATATAGTATAAATCTAccaatatattatattatattatattatattatattatattatattatattatattatattatattatattatattttctttttttttttttttagatCAATAAGGATAAAAAATAAGGTTCGAAGGAAttacattttaatttatctttatttttttactgttttaaaaaattcatatatatttagcaaaaagaaaaaaatttatcaAAAAACTTAATAGGACattcaaaatatatgcgtcttttttttttttttgtacaAAGTTTTATGTAGATTTACTATTAATCttaatataacaaatgcattattttattaattcaaagaaaaatagaaaaaaaaaaaaaaaaaatatatatatgtatattaaaaattaaaccaagtaacatataaa includes these proteins:
- a CDS encoding hypothetical protein (conserved Plasmodium protein, unknown function); translation: MSYGCGTVGLPFIGRALLFFMSVEATYCTYELFLKPGGTYIYYRINDMINKDKK